The Branchiostoma floridae strain S238N-H82 chromosome 1, Bfl_VNyyK, whole genome shotgun sequence sequence AGGCTTTCTGGACCTACGGCGAAACAGGGCGAAAACAACGCCAAATATACTCAGCATTGCAGCAATGGCACCAAGACCAATCGACAGGGAAATCTCTACCGAGTCAGTACTGATTTCTGCCTGGTCAGTCGGAGAGGATGCAGACGAAGCAAACTGGGAGAAAACTGAAGATGGGCCTTTGATGTCAACAGTTAGTGTGGCAGATGTGGATCCAGCAGGACTCATTGCAATGTAGCTGTACAGATCGGCATTTGCCGCAGTAACATTTGTTATTGTAATAGTAATTGTACCATTCACCTCTACAGTTACTCTCCCACTTGACTCATCAACGCCTGTGTCGAGTCCAGATGGGAGAATGACCGTAATGTTTGATGAGGGTATTCCTTTATACACTAAACGGAGAGTGACACACCAAAACAATGTGTTATTCTTGATCCTCTCAAACCTCAAAGTGATTGGGTGTTCAGACAGTGTCGCAAATATTGCCGGGCTAATGGCAGCAGAAGTGTTTCTATCACCATATTGTGAAGTTGTTGATATGGCTGATGACATGTTACCATCAGCAGGCAGGGTGCCAAGTGTTGAAGTTGTTGATATTGCAAATGTTGGAATTATAATATCAACAGACAGTGTAGCAAATGTAGAGCCGACATGATTTGCTGCAATGCAGACGTATAAACCAGAATCTGCTTTAGTAAGATCCCTTACAATGATGGTACCGTTCTCATTCACGATAACTCTCTTATCTGACTCAACTGTTGCGTTTCGTCCGGATGGAATAATGACCGTTATGTCTGGTTTAGGAATTCCCGACGCTTTGCAGTCCAAGTTCAATGCTTTCCCACGAATCAGCGTGATatcttttcttctttgaaaactaATGACTGTCGGTTTTTCACAGGTCAAATTTTCGGGCTCTAAATCTTGAAGCTTTAGCCCACGGAAGTTACTGGGTTCTTCACAAATGATTTCGTTTTCAAACAACTGAGACCCGGCCATCCATGACCTGAAGGCAGCCATCCTACaatcacactgccaggggttgttgtgCCAGATCAAAATAGTATCCTTGGGTaggtttgaaaatgtgtcaGGCTGAATGATAGTGATTTGGTTATATTCTAGGCATAGCTCTTGTAGGCTTGGGAGATTTGAAAGTGTACCGGGTTTAATCTTATGTATATGGTTATATGGTAGTTCTAAATGTTCGAGCTTAAGAAGGTTTGAGAATGCACCAGGCATAATGTTAGTTATCTGGTTTGAGGCCATCTCCAATTCTTCGAGCTGGCGTAGGTGTGAAAATGTACCCGGTTGAATGACAGATATCTGGTTGGACTCAAGGTCCAACTCTCGCAGCGTCGGTATCTTTGAGAATGTATCAGACTCAATGTTAGCTATCCGATTTTTGCTCAGGTCCAGCGTTCGGATCCTTGGTAGATTTGCGAATGACTCAGGATGAATGTTAGTTAGATGATTCCGACTCAAGTACAATCGTTCAAGCTTGGGTACATTTGTGAATGCGCCAGGCTGAATGTAGGACACGCTGTTGCCTAACAGAGTCAACATTTCAAGACTGGGTAGATTTGAGATTGCACTAGACGGAATGCTGGATATATTGTTGTGGCGTAGGAACAGTTCTGTCAGCTTGGGTATATTTGTGAATACACCAGCCTGAATACTCGATAGTTTATTATGAGTAAGGTACAAACGTTCAAGATgaataagatttgaaaatgccCCAGGCTGTACAATAGCTATCTGGTTACCGTCGGCCAAGAGTGTTGTCAAACTGCTGTACCTTGAGAGATCAGGCGAAGATAGGCTTGTGATGGCATTGCGCCCTAATTGAAGGGTTTTGATACTTGTAGGTAGATTTTGAGGAACACTACTAAGGCCTCTGTTGGTGCAGACACAGTATGATGGACAGCTGCTGCTACATGGTGTGGTTGGTCCAGATTTTAGGATGATCAGTAGAAGAACCAGCCTTATCTTTAGCTTGCTGGACATTCTCCCTGTTAAGAAAGAGAGACATCAGACTGAGGTATCAGAAAGACTGAGTCCGATTCCCCGCCAACATAGATCATTTCCTCGATTCCTTTGTATCCAGGGACAAATAGAGACTAACATAGTCCTTTAATTTGGAAAATTATAATCTTTTCACTTGGAGAATTTTGTCAAGAACCGTGGATATTTAGCAGTGGAAGAAGAGGCAATAGATCAGTTTtgtttgcaaaagaaaaaccTCGATTTTGTGTGTAATATCCTATATTGGAAGGGGACATCTGAATGATATGGTGCATGCCAGTATCAGTGGACGGAAggatatttttttcagaaaagaccTAGAATGTGTTTTTATATCATGTTGGGACATTCTTATACCAGGTATAAAAGGTGCGGTGCTTAAAAGTTTGTTTGCAATTCAAATGTAAGTGTTCGTGTCCCTCCATAGTAAAATACAGGAAAAGTCCCATTATGGGCTTAGCGACTTTCTGTGTTCTGGACAGGCTATGGTAACGTTACTAGACTCTTAATGGCAGATTTGTGAAGAAGTGACATATAGGTTTGGCAAGCAGCTTTTTTTAATTGCAGGGTTCGATATCCGAAAGATTGTTTCGAGAGACTTTGAACAACTCAAGAGGGGTTGATGAATCGTCAGATTGTCatgatgttaacgttacatagattGATGAATTCGAAGCTTTTCAAAACCTCTTTAACGTTAGAAAGGACCTCCATTTTGGTAATGTACATTACAAAATCACAAAAGAATCACAAAACGCTTCGCTCTTTCATCAAATCTGCAAAACTTTAAGTGCCAAAGACAAAGTACCAAAACAAAGTCGAACCTTACGCTTGCACAAGAATGCAATTACTgcctaacgttacatacaatgTTGTGGTCTTTTCGTTTCAAGGACAGCAAAGTGAGGAGGGGGAATTTTCCACGCTGATGTTTCACGCAAAAATAGCTCCTCGAGGATGTGTAACTCTTTCAGGGTATATTTTACAGTTTGACTTAATATATACATTCTCTTACCATAGGGAATTAtgcaaaaatgataataatttacatttgagtgacatttgcatacgataCTAGGAGTTAACGTTAGTGAATTGATATGTTTAACCAGTTTTTGTAGTTAGCCATGTTAGATGTACTTGTAAATCTCCgggttttttttcagtttcccCCACTCTTCTAAAATAGCCCAAAGCTATTCTACTCCTAgcccggctacactcctttgccagcttttgatactatctttgatatgctaccgtaggatctgcttggagagtagaccaACCCTCCCCCGTCAGCTGTAGTGGACTGTGCCAAATACCCCATCATGCAGTTCGCACCGGTCCTGTGAGACCTGAGTGAGAGGCCGTGGAAGACAAGAAGGAACGCGCTGTTTGAACACGgattttaacttaaaagaaGCTTGTGACTGTCAGAAAACGATGGAGATCGCGAAAGGAGGACAAAGTTACCTCATACTGTTGGTTTTAATGAACCTAGCTGCTGTTGGACGTGTTTTATCGCAAGAAGACGTGTcagtagggggaggggcggtGTCGTCATCAGCGGGTTGGGAGGAGGAAAATGGAACCGGCGCAGCGCCGACAACTTTTAAAGTCGAGGGGAAGGCGATGGTACCCGGGCTCAAGACACTGGAGTGGATAGGAGACGCCAAGATCATCGTAGACCACGGGGCATATCTTGGGTTCTTCAGGTAAGGACCCTGATTACACGATTATTAGGTTTACCTATGGGAAAGGCAGAGCTGCAGAATGGTCCAGAATAATAATGACATGATACTAATTTTATCTTGTGCTTTCTGATATTCAGAACAAAAATGCTTATATCAGGCTACAaggggaaaaaaacaacaacattggaaCCTGTTACCAAATGTATATTGTAGTGAACATCATCAGCTGTGAAAACTTCCCGGTATGTGCTATAAATTCATACAGTAGGAGGGCAAGCAAGTTTTCATAGTGTTTCAtgttaaaacaattctgtagttcAATAACAATACAACGAGATGCATATTTGTGTTGTGATGAATCCACGACAGAGAGGTCAatatgaaaactgcaaaaactaAAAGATTTTACCAAActccttgattttacagtgaacatTTCAATATTTGCAATATACGTGATGTACTTAATTCATCATGATGGTATTTCATTCCGTGTTTGACTTTACTCCTTTATTGTTCCTGACAGGATGGACGGTAGTTTTTCCCTGTACGTGCCATCAGGGTCCTTTGTGGTGGAGGTGGTCAGCCCAACCTGGGCTTTTGAACCGGCAAGAGTGGACGTCACTGCCAAGGGCAAGATCAGGGCCAGGAAGGTCAACCTGCTCCAGATCCAGAAGAACGACCCCCTGCCGTACCCCCTGCGCTTCAAGTCCAAGGGCAGAATCAACTACTTTGAGAGAAGAGAACAGTGGAGGATAACAGACTTTCTCTTCAACCATATGGTGGGTATACAGGGGTGCAGGGAGTATAAATTATAATGTTGCGGGGGTAGTCAGTCGAAAAGCAGTGTGACAGTGTTGGGGAAGAATGATGACCTTGGAGATATATGAGATGTAATGCAGTCtactttgacattttgaaaatagcaaaaatCACATCACTTGGCTCTGTATCTCTGATTTCAGGATTATTCTTGATTAATGTTGTAAACAGTCAAATGAGACCTGTTTTTACTGCTTgttgaatgttttaaatataATAGATGATTTCTAGTATGATATACAAACTTAATGGAGAGTCACTGCTGCCAAATGAACAATCCTTTGCTCCAGGTTTTTGAGAGATTGTATCTTGATGATTGATGAAACTGTGATGTTTCTGTACTACAGGTGATCATGATGGTCCTCCCACTGGTTCTCCTCCTCATCCTGCCTAAGATGATTAACACCAATGACCCGGAGATGCAGAGGGTGAGTACTCAATGatagttaaagtccttcctgtACAAAATGGTGCATTTGGCAgagcccatctccatttctagtcctgggccacacaagtttgtgcagtcactacagcagggggctagtccactggtagtggtggaGTTAAATATTCAATTACAGTACCATACCCTATCActaatgctgagtgctaagcagagtaagcagcatgtaccattttaaagtctttggtatgactacgctggggatcaaactcacagcCTACAGACTGCAAGGCAttacactctacccacttggccctTGCAGCACCAATGTCCAATGGCCATTGATAGGTCATCTGAACAAATTGCACATTGAACTTAAACTCTGTTGATTTACATGGTGCCAGAACATATCATGAATACTGTAGATTAAAACATTGGTTTTATCATATTGCAGACTTTTTATTTGTGGGTCAATTATTTCAGTGAAGAAGCTATtatgttttcactgttttccaTGTAATTGCAAGGATAT is a genomic window containing:
- the LOC118414278 gene encoding ER membrane protein complex subunit 7-like; amino-acid sequence: MEIAKGGQSYLILLVLMNLAAVGRVLSQEDVSVGGGAVSSSAGWEEENGTGAAPTTFKVEGKAMVPGLKTLEWIGDAKIIVDHGAYLGFFRMDGSFSLYVPSGSFVVEVVSPTWAFEPARVDVTAKGKIRARKVNLLQIQKNDPLPYPLRFKSKGRINYFERREQWRITDFLFNHMVIMMVLPLVLLLILPKMINTNDPEMQREMQQSMNMLSPNKDLPDMSEFFTKMFGGGETKKTTTSRKVKRRQ